Genomic window (Alnus glutinosa chromosome 9, dhAlnGlut1.1, whole genome shotgun sequence):
GCTTTCACTTCGCTCTTCTAACTTTTACAGCGAAAAATTGTCTCCGCAGATAGCTTCTGCTTCtcggtactctctctctctctctctctctctctctatctatctaCAATTCTTACTCAAATGTGGTCTTCTAGAACAGCCTTGTAAAGTAAATTTCTTTTtacatttgttatttatttttcgtatttgtttgatttatggGAATGTGATTGTCATGGTGGTATGATGTTTTTTCTGTGGTTTATTGAAAGTGAAGGCTAATTGTGCGTAGTTTCATTAGATATGCGTTGGGTTTTTGAGCATATCAACTAGGTTTGCCAAAGTttggactctttttttttttttttttttttggttttgtttggtgtgtgtgtttttttttttgaggtgggtgatgcaAAAACTTTGACCTCCTGTGAAGAGCTCCAGAAGTGATTGGTGTTGTAAttgtttgattctgatttccgtGCTTTTGTCGGTGTTCCAAATATTGTAGTTTGTTTACTTTTTGGGTAGGTTGAATTCCTTTTCCAGTTCATTAGGAATTGAAAatagaaggattttttttttttaataagtaaaattgaaggaaaaattgcCATGGTTATTATGTGCTCTTAATCTCTTCTTATACTGTTTCTTACAGGTAAAATTGCCATGGTTATTTTGTGCCAGgtcaattttttcctttaatacaAATGCATAAGAAATCCACAAATGAAAATCAACTCGATTAACTTTTTTGTATGTGAAATAAATTCAACCACAGTGGAGGAAATAGACCTACCCTCGTCCGCCTATGTTGCAGCCCCCTAACAACACCCTTCTCCCCTGTAACATTTAAAGTAAGACCGATAGTCTAAATAATGGGTTAGTTACACATATCTTGGGGAATATTCCATGAAggctgtttttatttttatttttcactgtATACTGGTTATGTTAAACATTTCTGTAATGTTCATCCCAAATACCTGATCTCAGATTTTTTGTGTAAATTTACTGCAGGAAGGTACACAAATCGGTATGTTTATTTGGAACTGATATTGTTTTCTGAGATTAGACAATTTTTGTGTCTTTCTTATCCTTTTTGTTTCAGCAGTCTCATTCCTTTTATATCTTAAGCAAAACCCTGGAAACTTCTTTAGATTTGTTGTGTCACCTTGGGTTACCATGAAGCGGTATAATTATTTCCGTATATAAATCTAGTATCCataatttatttcctttacttcTTATTTGCTGCTTCTCTGTTATTCTTAGATTCTATTGGGGTTCTATACACCCTCTGAATGAAGATAGTGAAAGGCTTTTTTTTCCTGTATGTTTTTCTACAGCAGTCTTATTCTGATTCAAGAAATTCAATATTTGATATTTTGCACCACCTTCACGATCCTTAAAAGTATCATTCAGAAATCTCTTTTACCGCTCTTTGTTAGTGCTGCTACTAATGTTATCTTTATCCCATTGGTAAAAGTCTTTCACATTGCAACCCCCTTTGAGTCTTATCTAGTCACATGTGTTCAGTTGAAATTCATACCCTTTTGACCAAAAACAATGGAGTTCATACTCTGCTATTCCTTATGGCCTTTCATTTTGTTTCCTCCTTTCGAATATATGTATACTTCTTCCCATGAATTCTTCTGGCCTCTGTGCCTTCTTCACAGTTGCCTGCAAGCTTGTTTCGTAAGATACGTAAGATGCCACGGACAAAGGCAACTGCATTATCTGCTGCTAAGCCAGTTGAACCTGCAAAGCCAAGTGAGCCTGAAAAGTCAGTAGAGTCTGAAGAGAAGGTTGACCTTGATGAAGACAATGATCCTGAGGAGGAGGAGATGGAGGAAGAGGTTGAGTATGAAGaagtagaggaagaagaggaagttgaagaaattgaagaagaggtggaagaagaagaagaggaggtgGAAGAagtagaagaggaggattctgATAATGCCAATGGAGCTGATGCGCAGAAAAGCCTTGTTGGTGATGAGATAAAGTTTGAAGATGAGGATGAGAAGAACAAACATGCTGAACTTCTTACCCTTCCTCCGCATGGTTCTGAAGTATATATAGGTGGCATTCCCCATGATGCTTCAGACGAGGATTTGAGGGTATTTTGTGAATCTGTAGGAGAAGTTACAGAGGTTAGCTtcatttctatatataaagtaaCCTTTAGTGTGCCGTTCTAAAGATTATTCCAGTAACATAATGTTCTGTGACAACAGGTTCGAATTATGAAAGGCAAAGATTCAGGTGAGAACAAGGGCTTTGCATTTGTGACCTTTAGAAGTGCAGAATTAGCTTCTAAAGCCATTGATGAGCTGAATAATACTGAATTTAAGGTAACATAAGTTCTTGTGCACCAATTTGTTGTTGCCTATTCTCCACATAACTGGAAGGAAAGTTATTGAATTTAACTTAAAATACAATAGATGGCTAAAAGATTAAGATAAGTCATTCTTAGACCTTTATTTGTGTTCTTTTAACATTTGCTTAGGGCTGTTTGCTATTATTTATGTACGCTGCAATTGTAAGATGCTTTTGTgtacacactctctctctctctctctctctctctctcccagggtaaaaaaataaaatgttcaACATCTCAAGCAAAGCACCGTTTGTTCATCGGTAATGTTCCTAGAAGCTGGGGAGAGGGGGATCTAAGGAAAGTTGTCACAGATATTGGGCCTGGAGTTACTGCTGTGGATCTGGTTAAGGTCAGTGTGAACTAGTTATGCATCTTTATGATAGTTGTAATtgtctttattttcatttttgttctttttgtttattttctaaatTCTCAGTGCTAAAAAACTAATGTTTTACCACAGCTAGTGGTTTGGAACTTTATTTGGGTTACAAGTGTCTTGCACTCATTTTATTGAACTCTTGGTGACAGGACATAAAGAACACAAGCAATAACCGGGGCTTTGCTTTTGTTGACTACTATAACCATGTGTGTGCTGAGTATTCGAGGCAGAAGATGATGAACCCAAAATTTAAGCTAGGTGATAATGCTCCAACTGTGAGCTGGGCTGACCCCAAAAATGCTGATTCTTCTGCTGCTTCACAGGtcttttttagttgttttgtttttcttttttctttttctttctttataaacATTAATAGCTTCCTGTATTGTCCAAGTCTGAGGACCATCTATGGCAGTTTATGTAACAGGAATGTTAATGTCATTGTCaatgttttgatgtttgtgAATGGCAAATGCTACAAaagtttcttctctctctctctctctctctctctctctctctattttttttttaattttttttttttattttactttttgggttttgggttttggataATGTTCTACAAGTGGTGGCCATCTCAGTGTGCTGTAGGAAATGAAGATGTTATTGTTCATTAGAGCTGTAGGAGTTACATGCAATGACATTGTTGCTTTCTATAAATACACAGTTGGGAAAAGAACAAGGAATTGATGCCTGATAAATTAGACTAGTCAATCAACTGGTTATTTTCCCCTTGATGTTTTTGATAACCCTGATGATGAACTTGATGAGGTGACTCTAATGGGATCACATACATAGTATTGTATTACCAATGATTCGTGCCTGGTTCACATGATTTTCTTTGATTAGTTGTTCGAATACATCTGGCCTTATTCTCTTATCGTTTTAAACTAGTTTTATTGACCAAGTGGTTGTTATTGATTTTGTTGCAGTTTATTGTTAGGGCCTTGCTCTTGAAAAACTTAACCTTGTCTCATACAGGTGAAGGCTGTATATGTGAAGAATTTACCAAAGAATGTATCCCAAGACCAGTTAAAGAAGCTGTTTGAACATCATGGGAAAATTACAAAAGTGGTTCTGCCACCAGCAAAATCTGGACAAGAAAAAAGTAGAATTGGTTTTGTTCATTTTGCAGAGAGGTCAAGTGCTATGAAGGCACTAAAGAATACAGAAAAATACGAACTAGATGGTGATCATTGCTTTAGTTTCTTAGTGCGTGTTTCTTTTCtgaatacaattaaattagTCACACCTGTTGCTTGGGATTGTTTTGATTTCAGGCCAAGTTTTGGAGTGTTCTCTTGCAAAACCACAGGCAGATCAAAAGTCTGGAGGGTCAAATTCACAGAAGTCAGGATTGCTTCCAAGTTATCCCCCTCGTGCAGGTTATGGTTTGGTCGGCAGTGCCTATGGTGCTCTTGGTGCAGGATATGGTGCTGCAGGTTTTGCACAGGTGAGTAATGTTTAAATGTGTTACTTCACTCATCTATGTGTTTTCGTTTTTATCAGATGAAtatttatgtagatgatatccTTCCTGCACCTTGTTCATGAGCTTTCATGCTTTAGCTTCTTTTGGGTTGTGGGGTTTCCtctttgcctttgaagtatcttggtctctTGGTGGAGGCATCCTATAATGCTAAGTCTATTTGGGACGACATTATTGAAAATATAGAGtgtcggttggctagttggaaaagatGTGTTTGTCTAAGGGTGATAGGGTTACCCATATTAACAATACTCTTTCCAATTTGCCTACATATTTTATTCCCCTCTTTCCTCTCCCTAGTGGTGTTGCAaactgtattgagaagcttcaatgtgatttcttatggggtgggctaGACGATGAGTACAAATATCACCTGGTAAGTTGGACCAAAGTTTGTTCTCCTGTctttgagggagggttgggggttCGAAATTTGTCGATGTTCTATCGCGCTCTGTTCGGAAAATGGCTATGGCACTAAGGGCATGAGAGAGAGGTCTTGTGGAGAGTTGTAGACTCTAAATTTGGCAGTTCGTGGCGTGGGTGGTGTTCCAATGAGTGTCTAGGGGCGTATGGGGTGGGGGGTTATGTAAGAATATTAGGAGAGGTTGGGGAAAGTTTTCAAGTCATACCGAATTTGAGGTGGGAGAGGGCTTCTATGTTATAGGTtctggcatgatctgtggtgtggggatatgaCTCTATAGGAAGCCTTTCCAGTTTATATGGTATTATTGCTTGAGCGAATGATGCTTTTGTTGCTGCTCACTTGGAGCATTCTGGTGGATCCAATCAGTGGAACATAAGCTTCGTTAGAGCTGCTcgtgattgggaggtggatgtcttggCCTCATTCTTTAGGGTGTTGTATTCCGTCAGAGTGAGATGGGAAGATGAAGGCAAGCTTTGGTGGGTCCCTTTCAAAAGAGGGTTGTTCGATGTAAGATCCTTCTATAGTGTCTTGGGTTGTAATGTTGGGTTTCTTTTCCCTTAGAAGAGTGTTTGGCAGATTAAAGTTTCTATGAAAGTGGCATTTTTTGCTTGATCAGCGGCCTTAGaaaagatccttaccatggacaatCATAGGAAATGGCATATCATTGTGGTTGATAGTGTTATATGTGTAAAAGGAATGGGGAGTTTGTGGACATCTTCTATTCCATTGTGAGGTCGCCAGTGCCTTAtggaatgttttcttcagtCGATTTGGGTTATCTTGGGTTATGTCTAGACAAGTAGTCAACTTGTATGCTTGTTAGTGGATTGCCAATAGCACTCGGAGTTCtactgtgtggaagatggtgcattCGTGTtttttgtggtgtctatggaggaAAATGAATAACAAAGTTTTGAGAACCGTGAGAGGACATTGAAGGAGATTAagtattttttcttcaaaattttgtatttttggacaATTACTTTGGTTTCTcatttggtgattagttatcatgattttcttgttctattttctccttctagtgttttctcttgtatatttcttgtatACCCGGGGGCGTCTTATGATGAAGATTTGGGAAATGAAGAAACGAGAATAAGAGCGATGAGGGAACGGAGAGGGATCATCAAGGTGGATCCCTCTTTTTTATTCAAAGCACGTATTTGTAGTCTTTGTGATACCCTAGAACCAAGGGCATTCCAGAATCTTTTTCCAATGTATATTAGTCAAtgcttaaatatatattttgttcatgaattacttaacataaaaattgaataaattgaGCTCATCTTATATATGCTTTGCTATAGAATGCCACCGCAACAAATTTCACTTATGTTGTTTACTTACATTTGTTAGTGATAATTTCTAGATTTGTGCTGATACTTAGATGTGCATATCTTGCAGCCCATGATGTATGGGAGGGCACCAGCTCCTCCTGGCTTGGCAATGATGCCAATGCTTCTGCCGGATGGACGGATTGGATATGTTCTGTAAGCACATTCATACATCTTTTGCTACAAACAGGCTTATTCAGATATTACATTGTTAATTATGCATCCACAAATGTTTTCTTCTAAATTCTTGCTCTCATGTCCAATTTTGACAGCCTTAGCTTCCATTGAGACTCACTGCTTAGGCTACTAATTAGATTTGTCTGCTTAGGCTATGATGGACCAACGGGTGCCTGGTTAATTGGATTTGGTTAACTAGCTAGTATTTAATTTAACTGTTCTtacacacatgcacacacacGATAGATCAGTTTGTTGGTTAGACGGTCAATGGCATTTACTTATATGAAATTTGGCATGCATGTTAAGAGCGAgattgttaaaatataaatccaATATCAACAGTTATCGGCTGTAGTgacatatatatacttttttggaCAATAATCTGGAATTCAATAGTGGATGGATACCTATGTTTTTGGTCTGTGTAAAAGTCGATGTTATTAgcatttgatttcaaatgagaTGAACCATTAAGATTAAAAGAATGTATCAATAACTAAGGGCTGGTATTGTAGGGTTGCTACTTACACGTGCACTCAATTGATCTTGAACTTACGTTGTCACCCTTCATCCCATTCTTATTGGAGGGGAAAGTACCATTTGTGGCAGATCCCATTGGCGTCCTCATATGAAGAGTTACTCAAAGAGTCTTGTATGTAGATTTTGGCATCATAAATTAGAAATTTTAGAATAGGAAATTTTTCTTGGGTCTCTTGGACCCATAAACTCATGCTCTTTTAAGTTTCAACATCAATCCTTTTGCTTTTGCTATGATCTTCCTCTTGATGTCAAGTACTTGTAGGAAATTTTTCTTGGGTCTCTAGGACCCATAAACTAATGCTCTTTTGAGTTTCAACATCAATCCTTTTGCTTTTGCTATGATCTTCCTCTTGATGCCAAGTACTTGTATAGCAGCATGGTGAAGACCAACTGGACCAGTTGGCCAGTTGGTTCTTTCAGTTAATTACTACTTAGCTTGGACTGAAAGGCGTTTTTCTTGTGGCTCCGATGTTCTCCAGGATTATGTCTGTGCTAGTTTATTTCCTCATGGAAAATGCTAGGCCTTGTTTGGATTGGATCCTAGGAACAAaatgaaggaaagaaaaataacatattgctaaaattattttcttttttaacatttgGAATAACCTACTCTCCTTTCTACAATCCAAAAGGAGGCTAATTTTTCTAATGAACGTCCACTGTATATGATTAATGTGCTACGAAATAGAATGCAAAATAAGGTCTAACCACAGCTGTTTACGGCTTGGCCTCAATAAGGTCTACCCTTCACTTCCTTTGTCCTTTCAGTTCCTTATGGAATGCAAAATAGATGGTTCTTGGTATAAATAACACAAGTTATTCAATGTATTGACTGAATTACTCTGTAGATTCTTGCTATGGTAGATTTCAAGATGggaaaaagaaatggagaaatATTGATTGCTTTACATGACATCCTAATTCTTTGTGCCTTTTTCTTCTCATCTTTGCAGGCAACAACCAGGAGCAGGAGCACAGCCACATACCCCACCTTCACATCCAAGAAGTGGTGGCAGGGGTGGTAGTGGTGGTGGGAGTGGCAGCGGCAGCAAGAGTAGTAGCAGTTCTAGTAGGGGAAGACACAGCAATGATGGTGGGCGCAGGTATCGCCCGTATTAGTTGTCCCTCTCAAATACCAAAGTTCATACATCACAACGTGTCTGGACTAAATAATTGTTCTATATTTGAGTTTAACAGCGATTCTTGTACTTCACTCGGTCATTTTTACAAACATTACTAGTCAATCTTGTTAGCTGCTTTATCctattgttgattttttttgggttcatcAGAGAAGGGCTGGAGTCTGTTTCGAAGGGTATATACAAAACGTCCAAAAATtagagggacaaaaaaaaaaggccttttGATGTTCAAAGTGAAACAAAGAGCAAAAACTAGAGAATGCAGGAGGTTAAATCCAATGCTTTTAAATAGTACTGTTTATTAGAAAGTAATATTTAATTTCCACAACTTTGTCTGCCCgcttaaaagaaaaacagacTAAGGGTTCGTTTGGTAACGCGTTTTAGCTAAGACACAAAATACTcgattgtttaaaaaaaaaaacatttttcaaccTAAAGCACTCTAAAAAGTTCATCGAActatttttaatgtttataattTCCATCTTGGAAAATAACTCTTTATGCATTTTGACTTTTATTCTCCAATTGTTTTAACATATAATGTTTTCATAAAAGTTTTCCTCATTTTTAGGTGTTTAGTTGAGACTAGAAAATTTGGTCAATTGAAATGGTTTTATCTGCTGCTTATAACTAAAGCACGTCTTAATCTCCTTGTTGAGGTGGTTGGGAGGGACGGTGGTGAGGATATAGACAGTTTGACGGCAACATTTTGGTTTCGGCAGATGGTGTCCCAAAGGTTGGTGGTGAGGCAGGTCGATTGGATGACGTTGTAGGGTTGTACACTGCTCCTAATGGGTGGATAACAACCCCAAACTGCCACCGAAACTGTCCCCAAACTGAAGGCAATTTTGAACAGCTGTCTGCCAGCCTATAAAGGCGGAAGCCGCCCGTATCTTCCCACATTTGACGGATAATTTCTTATATCCCGTCCGCGTAACCCGTTACAAGGCTTCGTAGATCTAAAAAGTAATCCATCAAAGCAAGCTAATAAGCTTCTTTCTTCCAATTTTATTGACCTATCAAAATTCATCGcagaacaaacaaaaaaatgatacaagatgctaaaaaaaaaaaaaaaaaaaaaaaaagaaagaaaaggaaaagaaaacttagcaaaCAAGATGAATACCGCCCCCAAGGAGGAGGCGGAGGGCCGTTTCCTCCCTGAACGAGGCTACTACAAATGCCAGTGCCACCCGTTTTTAATGGGAGGGGTGGCACACCTCCACCCCCTTAGTTATATAGGTGGGTAGGTCCAATTgccttcattttttgttttttatttctttgctttAAGATTACAAGAGGAATTTTAGAAGTATTctattataaacaaaaaaaaaaaaaaaaaaaaggagcaaaatAAGATCGATCTATTTGATATCGCTTCAAATCTCATGGACCTAACTGCTAAAATTAAAAAGCTGGAGAGCTAATTGAGAAAAGCTCAGTTACATAACCAAACAATATATAGTACATAATTCTTAATGACATTCATTCATGAGGGTAATTAGGATTAATACAtctatataaaaacaaaaaaaataaaaataaattgtcaCACATgacccaaaacaaaaattttattttcctatattAACTCGTTTTTCtccttgttattattatttttattctttttttaaaaaaaagaatcgaTAGAAGAAGCTCCAATTCtcacaaaaattatatttacagTCTCGGACTTCACAAACATGACTCGAAACaacccttttccttttttttctttgaaccCTTTTTGTCCAGTTATATTTTCCAGTCATAGAGCTTTTACTTTGATAGTCCACTTGATTACTAAGATCAAGGCATGTTTGGTTATAAAAAAGAAGCTGATGAAATAGTTGATGCGGTCATACTAAAGCTAATAAGCTATTAACTACAAACATAGAAGTGCAATTTATCTTTGCCTCTCTGATAAGGTAAAATTCAGTGTTCTTGCTCAGTCATCACCAGAGCCATCccggtcttcttcttcttccctttcaCCACCGCCACCTGGTTGCTCTTCTTCCAGTTTCctctttttcacttcttttacCTTCGCTGCTTTGGCCTTCTTTCCAGCATTATTCTGCCTAAAATCTATAAGGGAaccaagaagaaagaagagaagttaGCCATTGTATGAAACCtttctaaaacaaaatccaGCTACCAATAACTTTTCTGAAAACTTTCAAACTCTCTCTTAAGCATAATTTCTGGATATTGTCATTTTTCAATCATCTTTTATGTTAAAATGATCATTTAATGCAGATACAGTTGCTGGCATTCAAGATCTGTACACCAAGCATGAACAATAGTAATACACCTTAACTGCTTACAGATCATAAGAACAGAATTAGAGTTCATAAAATGGGCTTTATGTGAACAGATATATAAAGCAAGaatccaaaattttgaaaacagcTGGGCAACAAAGGATTTACTATGCAAACAGATTTTAGCAGGTATATTGATTGTCAGGACAAATGACATACATGCATATAATGGTGGGGTATCCTTGTGCGCAAATAGATACTACATTTACAACACTTGAATAACAGACTGAAATGGATAAcctgaagaaaattttgaaaacaagaGCAGCAAATCAAACAGAGAAGACcatactgtttttttttaataagtatatAAACTGACTTTGTGGATataaactggtcttattaaaagagAATACCATACTGTTTATATCCACAATAACTGCTGCTTCTTGCCATGCCTTATTATATCATCCAACGAGACCAAAGACATTTCTTGGAGTGATGTATTCGACATGAGAACGAAGCAGAAACCAAGACAATATTGAGCTGGTGAACAAGGAAGGTAGCATTAATAACTCCCTGCCTTGGACTTGCAACTCACAAtcctaaaagaaaattactagTTTGACAGTATCTCATGCTGTATTTACACATACAAACACAGACCGAGCTTAACTGAAAACTGAACAGTTCCAAAGAAATTCTGCAGAAACAATGCACTGAGAGCAATCCAAACTTGCTCTAAAGCCTTCATGGCTCAACCTACCTGCTTCCTCAAGCTGTTCTCCACTTTGTAAAGTGAAGTGCAGAAGAATTTACAAGGAACTCAAAATCACAATTCCCCTTCTAAAATCAGTAAGAAAAACCATTTTACTACAAGTTAGACCACAAATTTCTTGTTGAAATGCTTTTCTGTGCGAGAGCTGATTAGGAGATACTTGGGAGAGCAGCGATTGACATTTAGTCTCGAACCTAAATATTCCTTCATAACTCAATCTCCCATTACCCGCGAGAAGTTCCGATATATACTTTTCTGAACTCTGCACCCATACTTGACAGTGAGTagcaattattttgtttttttttttgttttttcctttaagaccataaattcaattcaaatcTCCCAAGCTTCTTCGCAGGCCTTGTTTATAACAAAATTGGGTGAAAGTTTGGACCATCTATAAATAGATAGAGGAATTGCCTAACACTTGCCCCTAGGACCGAAAGTGAATAGAAAATTTAGTACTGATCATATCCCCCAtagataaaaatacataaataataataaaaattacatcCAGCTCATTACAGAAACA
Coding sequences:
- the LOC133877566 gene encoding heterogeneous nuclear ribonucleoprotein Q-like, which gives rise to MPRTKATALSAAKPVEPAKPSEPEKSVESEEKVDLDEDNDPEEEEMEEEVEYEEVEEEEEVEEIEEEVEEEEEEVEEVEEEDSDNANGADAQKSLVGDEIKFEDEDEKNKHAELLTLPPHGSEVYIGGIPHDASDEDLRVFCESVGEVTEVRIMKGKDSGENKGFAFVTFRSAELASKAIDELNNTEFKGKKIKCSTSQAKHRLFIGNVPRSWGEGDLRKVVTDIGPGVTAVDLVKDIKNTSNNRGFAFVDYYNHVCAEYSRQKMMNPKFKLGDNAPTVSWADPKNADSSAASQVKAVYVKNLPKNVSQDQLKKLFEHHGKITKVVLPPAKSGQEKSRIGFVHFAERSSAMKALKNTEKYELDGQVLECSLAKPQADQKSGGSNSQKSGLLPSYPPRAGYGLVGSAYGALGAGYGAAGFAQPMMYGRAPAPPGLAMMPMLLPDGRIGYVLQQPGAGAQPHTPPSHPRSGGRGGSGGGSGSGSKSSSSSSRGRHSNDGGRRYRPY